Proteins from a genomic interval of Niabella soli DSM 19437:
- a CDS encoding group III truncated hemoglobin, which translates to MERTDIASRADVERLVNSFYDRVRSNAVIGPIFNDIARIDWEHHLPKMYSFWSSILLGEQSYSGNPMVRHIELSRMTAMTETEFSEWLRLFNETIDALFEGPKAEEAKTRAANIARLMLFKIQTI; encoded by the coding sequence ATGGAACGAACGGACATTGCAAGCAGAGCAGATGTGGAACGGCTGGTGAACAGTTTTTACGACCGGGTGCGATCGAATGCTGTTATAGGCCCGATTTTTAATGATATTGCCCGAATAGACTGGGAACATCATTTGCCAAAAATGTATTCCTTTTGGTCCAGCATTTTATTGGGAGAACAATCGTACTCGGGAAACCCCATGGTGCGTCATATTGAACTAAGCAGGATGACTGCAATGACGGAAACCGAGTTCTCAGAATGGTTGCGTTTGTTTAACGAGACCATTGACGCGCTCTTTGAAGGGCCCAAAGCGGAAGAAGCAAAAACAAGGGCGGCAAATATTGCCCGCCTG
- the nhaA gene encoding Na+/H+ antiporter NhaA — MIRRFNLKLFKDFFSSSAVGGFILLSCVVLSLLIANTSAGAGFENFLNKTVGWENGAVMLKLSILHWINDGLMAVFFLLVGLEIKREIVEGELSSFQKAALPVVAAFGGALLPAAIFYCINRNGPAAPGWGIPMATDIAFALAALSVLGKRVPASLKVFLAALAIVDDLIAILVIALFYSSGLHWGYLLMAATLLLLLFVFNKLKIENLWWYILPGILIWYLIHHSGIHATIAGVLVAMAIPVRKGRKGVPLEKLEHALTRPVNLIIVPLFALANTNIRFEPAMVSGIAEPLSIGIIIGLMIGKPAGILLSTKLAVRLKFGKLPHGAGWRHIAGLGMLAGIGFTMSIFISLLSFDVPQRIAQAKMAILIASVLSAMAGCLFLAAIKPKK, encoded by the coding sequence ATGATCCGGAGATTTAATTTAAAATTATTCAAAGATTTTTTCAGCTCCAGTGCGGTAGGCGGCTTTATATTGCTTAGCTGCGTGGTGCTGTCCTTATTAATAGCAAACACATCCGCGGGAGCGGGATTTGAAAACTTTCTTAATAAAACGGTTGGCTGGGAAAATGGGGCTGTCATGCTGAAGCTTTCCATATTGCACTGGATCAACGACGGGCTGATGGCCGTGTTTTTTTTACTGGTGGGTCTGGAGATCAAAAGGGAGATTGTAGAAGGCGAATTGTCTTCGTTTCAAAAAGCCGCATTGCCGGTGGTGGCGGCATTTGGCGGGGCACTGTTGCCTGCGGCGATCTTTTATTGTATTAACCGGAATGGCCCTGCCGCCCCGGGCTGGGGCATCCCAATGGCTACGGATATTGCCTTTGCCCTGGCGGCACTATCCGTTTTAGGAAAAAGAGTGCCGGCAAGTCTGAAAGTGTTTTTAGCAGCGCTGGCTATTGTTGACGACCTGATTGCCATCCTGGTGATCGCCCTGTTTTATTCTTCGGGATTGCATTGGGGGTATCTGTTGATGGCTGCAACTTTGTTGCTGCTATTATTTGTGTTTAATAAACTGAAAATTGAAAATCTTTGGTGGTATATACTGCCGGGAATTTTGATCTGGTACCTCATCCATCATTCAGGTATACATGCTACCATTGCCGGGGTGTTGGTGGCAATGGCGATCCCTGTAAGAAAGGGCAGGAAAGGAGTGCCGCTGGAAAAACTGGAGCATGCCCTGACCCGCCCGGTTAATTTAATTATTGTTCCGCTGTTTGCCCTTGCGAATACCAATATCCGGTTTGAGCCGGCGATGGTCAGCGGAATTGCCGAACCGTTGAGCATAGGAATTATTATAGGGTTGATGATCGGAAAGCCTGCAGGCATCCTGTTGTCAACTAAACTGGCGGTTCGCCTGAAGTTCGGCAAATTGCCGCACGGCGCGGGTTGGCGGCATATAGCAGGCCTTGGAATGCTGGCCGGTATTGGGTTTACGATGTCCATCTTTATTAGTTTATTATCGTTCGATGTGCCGCAACGCATCGCGCAGGCAAAGATGGCAATACTGATAGCATCTGTTTTATCCGCCATGGCGGGTTGTTTATTTCTTGCCGCTATAAAACCGAAGAAATAG